From Drosophila suzukii chromosome 2R, CBGP_Dsuzu_IsoJpt1.0, whole genome shotgun sequence, a single genomic window includes:
- the CngA gene encoding cyclic nucleotide-gated cation channel subunit A isoform X2, which produces MRHFKVKTMVQSLDISAITGQQTDAEQSKRSKPSALRRTLQALRQRLTKRNRPKPPDWFLEKFSNTTNTDKIGKGCPAMEDAALSSEIRGSSVLCNRLSVDPTLQSHYRWLAIVSLAVLYNIIFVVGRAVFWEINKSAPAVWYTLDYLCDFIYLLDTLVHMHEGFLDQGLLVRDAFRLRRNYFHTKGWYLDVLSMLPTDLAYIWWPPETCSSLYLPCPVIVRLNRLLRINRLWEWFDRTETATGYPNAFRICKVVLAILVLIHWNACMYFAISYEIGFSSDSWVYNLNGTRNNTLQRQYIYSFYWSTLTLTTIGETPTPENDVEYLFVVADFLAGVLIFATIVGNIGSMISNMNVARVEFQNRMDGVKQYMAFRRVGHELEARVIRWFAYTWSQSGALDEERVLAALPDKLKAEIAIQVHMDTLKQVRIFHDTEPGLLEALVLKLKLQVFSPGDYICRKGDVGKEMYIVKRGKLSVVGDDGITVLATLGAGSVFGEVSVLEIAGNRTGNRRTANVRSLGYSDLFCLAKRDLWETLSDYPEARSTLTQRGCQLLRKDGLLDEQIFADSQRVHDSIEGGIEKLELSVENLNMRLARLLAEYTASQAKIKQRLAKLEMNGGPGTWRLECEPQTRARSGRLYSLQPKRRPRSRPDATAKSGDAAKQNTL; this is translated from the exons ATGCGacatttcaaagtcaaaacCATGGTGCAGTCGCTGGATATATCCGCCATAACGGGACAGCAAACAGATGCG gAGCAAAGTAAACGGAGCAAACCTTCGGCTTTGAGACGCACCCTGCAAGCTCTGCGCCAGCGTCTCACTAAAAGGAATCGCCCCAAACCGCCCGACTGGTTCCTCGAGAAGTTCTCCAATACCACGAACACGGACAAGATTGGCAAGGGTTGTCCGGCGATGGAGGACGCGGCCCTCTCCAGCGAGATTCGGGGCTCCAGTGTGCTGTGCAACCGACTGTCCGTGGATCCCACCCTCCAGTCCCATTACAGG TGGCTGGCAATCGTTTCGCTGGCGGTGCTCTACAATATCATCTTCGTGGTGGGACGGGCGGTCTTCTGGGAGATCAACAAGAGTGCTCCAGCCGTGTGGTACACACTGGACTACCTGTGCGACTTCATCTATCTGCTGGATACGCTCGTCCACATGCACGAGG GATTTCTGGACCAGGGGCTCCTTGTGCGAGATGCCTTCCGGCTGCGGAGGAACTACTTCCACACCAAGGGCTGGTACCTGGACGTGCTCTCGATGCTGCCCACGGATCTGGCCTACATCTGGTGGCCGCCGGAGACCTGCTCCAGCCTGTACCTGCCGTGTCCCGTGATAGTGCGTCTCAACCGGCTGCTCCGGATCAATCGGCTGTGGGAGTGGTTCGACCGGACGGAGACGGCCACCGGATATCCGAATGCCTTCCGCATCTGCAAAGTGGTGCTGGCCATCCTGGTGCTGATCCACTGGAATGCCTGCATGTACTTCGCCATCAGCTATGAGATTGGATTCAGCTCCGACTCCTGGGTGTACAATCTGAATGGCACGCGAAACAACACACTCCAGAGGCAGTACATCTATAGTTTCTACTGGTCCACGCTGACATTGACCACCATTGGAGAGACTCCGACGCCGGAGAACGATGTGGAGTATCTGTTCGTGGTGGCCGACTTCCTGGCCGGCGTCCTCATCTTCGCCACCATTGTGG GTAACATTGGCTCCATGATCTCCAACATGAATGTGGCCCGCGTGGAGTTCCAGAATCGCATGGATGGGGTCAAGCAGTACATGGCCTTCCGGCGGGTGGGTCACGAACTGGAGGCCCGGGTGATACGGTGGTTCGCCTACACCTGGTCGCAGAGTGGAGCTCTGGACGAGGAGCGGGTGCTGGCCGCCCTGCCGGACAAGCTGAAGGCGGAGATAGCCATCCAGGTGCACATGGACACGCTGAAGCAGGTGCGGATCTTCCACGACACGGAGCCGGGTCTCCTGGAGGCCCTGGTCCTCAAGCTCAAGCTGCAGGTCTTCAGTCCGGGTGATTATATCTGCCGGAAGGGCGATGTCGGCAAGGAGATGTATATCGTGAAGCGGGGCAAGCTCTCCGTGGTCGGAGATGATGGCATCACCGTCCTGGCCACTCTGGGAGCAGGATCTGTATTCGGCGAGGTGTCCGTCCTGGAGATCGCGGGCAATCGGACGGGCAACCGGCGAACGGCCAATGTGAGATCCCTGGGCTACTCGGATCTCTTCTGCCTGGCGAAGAGGGATCTGTGGGAGACCCTGTCTGATTATCCCGAGGCCAGGTCCACGCTCACCCAGCGGGGATGCCAGCTGCTGCGTAAGGATGGTCTGTTGGATGAGCAGATATTCGCCG ATTCCCAAAGGGTTCACGATAGCATCGAGGGCGGCATTGAAAAGCTGGAGCTCTCGGTGGAGAACCTCAACATGCGGCTGGCCCGTCTTTTGGCGGAGTACACGGCCAGTCAGGCCAAGATCAAGCAGCGCCTGGCCAAGCTGGAGATGAA CGGCGGCCCTGGCACGTGGCGCCTGGAGTGTGAGCCACAAACGCGGGCTCGCAGCGGACGCCTCTATTCGCTGCAGCCCAAGCGGCGCCCACGTTCGCGACCCGACGCGACTGCCAAAAGCGGCGATGCTGCCAAGCAGAACACGCTCTAA
- the CngA gene encoding cyclic nucleotide-gated cation channel subunit A isoform X1 — MWTYMMAAARGDRVNTMMSTRRRPETESPKYGYNLSTRPMYRTTRFVGPASSAPAQLQLPCGSHQAAVGVAPPPLEEISGGLFAPFAPTATITVEQAATSIPMAVDGEVHHLHYPRRSWQRKYRQGNHRQPGGEAEYDDEDEDDEDEDEDDEDEEDEDGFGAAVGEDNPEEAIARADQQQKQHHQPNASDSSYVENGRKLIQEQSKRSKPSALRRTLQALRQRLTKRNRPKPPDWFLEKFSNTTNTDKIGKGCPAMEDAALSSEIRGSSVLCNRLSVDPTLQSHYRWLAIVSLAVLYNIIFVVGRAVFWEINKSAPAVWYTLDYLCDFIYLLDTLVHMHEGFLDQGLLVRDAFRLRRNYFHTKGWYLDVLSMLPTDLAYIWWPPETCSSLYLPCPVIVRLNRLLRINRLWEWFDRTETATGYPNAFRICKVVLAILVLIHWNACMYFAISYEIGFSSDSWVYNLNGTRNNTLQRQYIYSFYWSTLTLTTIGETPTPENDVEYLFVVADFLAGVLIFATIVGNIGSMISNMNVARVEFQNRMDGVKQYMAFRRVGHELEARVIRWFAYTWSQSGALDEERVLAALPDKLKAEIAIQVHMDTLKQVRIFHDTEPGLLEALVLKLKLQVFSPGDYICRKGDVGKEMYIVKRGKLSVVGDDGITVLATLGAGSVFGEVSVLEIAGNRTGNRRTANVRSLGYSDLFCLAKRDLWETLSDYPEARSTLTQRGCQLLRKDGLLDEQIFADSQRVHDSIEGGIEKLELSVENLNMRLARLLAEYTASQAKIKQRLAKLEMNGGPGTWRLECEPQTRARSGRLYSLQPKRRPRSRPDATAKSGDAAKQNTL, encoded by the exons ATGTGGACCTACATGATGGCTGCCGCCCGCGGAGATCGGGTCAACACGATGATGTCCACCCGGCGACGACCCGAAACCGAGTCCCCAAAATACGGCTACAA CCTCTCCACCCGTCCCATGTACCGCACCACCCGATTCGTGGGCCCCGCCTCCTCGGCGCCCGCCCAGCTGCAGCTGCCCTGCGGATCCCATCAGGcggcggtgggcgtggcacctcCGCCGCTGGAGGAGATTAGTGGCGGCCTGTTCGCCCCCTTCGCGCCCACGGCGACGATAACGGTGGAGCAGGCGGCCACCTCGATTCCAATGGCGGTGGACGGCGAGGTGCACCACCTCCATTATCCACGTCGCAGTTGGCAACGCAAATATCGCCAGGGGAATCACCGCCAGCCGGGCGGAGAGGCCGAGTACGACGATGAGGACGAGGATGACGAGGACGAGGATGAGGATGACGAGGATGAGGAGGATGAGGACGGGTTCGGAGCTGCCGTGGGCGAGGATAACCCGGAGGAGGCGATTGCGCGGGCTGAccagcagcagaagcagcacCACCAGCCAAATGCCAGCGATTCCAGTTATGTGGAAAATGGCAGGAAGCTGATACAG gAGCAAAGTAAACGGAGCAAACCTTCGGCTTTGAGACGCACCCTGCAAGCTCTGCGCCAGCGTCTCACTAAAAGGAATCGCCCCAAACCGCCCGACTGGTTCCTCGAGAAGTTCTCCAATACCACGAACACGGACAAGATTGGCAAGGGTTGTCCGGCGATGGAGGACGCGGCCCTCTCCAGCGAGATTCGGGGCTCCAGTGTGCTGTGCAACCGACTGTCCGTGGATCCCACCCTCCAGTCCCATTACAGG TGGCTGGCAATCGTTTCGCTGGCGGTGCTCTACAATATCATCTTCGTGGTGGGACGGGCGGTCTTCTGGGAGATCAACAAGAGTGCTCCAGCCGTGTGGTACACACTGGACTACCTGTGCGACTTCATCTATCTGCTGGATACGCTCGTCCACATGCACGAGG GATTTCTGGACCAGGGGCTCCTTGTGCGAGATGCCTTCCGGCTGCGGAGGAACTACTTCCACACCAAGGGCTGGTACCTGGACGTGCTCTCGATGCTGCCCACGGATCTGGCCTACATCTGGTGGCCGCCGGAGACCTGCTCCAGCCTGTACCTGCCGTGTCCCGTGATAGTGCGTCTCAACCGGCTGCTCCGGATCAATCGGCTGTGGGAGTGGTTCGACCGGACGGAGACGGCCACCGGATATCCGAATGCCTTCCGCATCTGCAAAGTGGTGCTGGCCATCCTGGTGCTGATCCACTGGAATGCCTGCATGTACTTCGCCATCAGCTATGAGATTGGATTCAGCTCCGACTCCTGGGTGTACAATCTGAATGGCACGCGAAACAACACACTCCAGAGGCAGTACATCTATAGTTTCTACTGGTCCACGCTGACATTGACCACCATTGGAGAGACTCCGACGCCGGAGAACGATGTGGAGTATCTGTTCGTGGTGGCCGACTTCCTGGCCGGCGTCCTCATCTTCGCCACCATTGTGG GTAACATTGGCTCCATGATCTCCAACATGAATGTGGCCCGCGTGGAGTTCCAGAATCGCATGGATGGGGTCAAGCAGTACATGGCCTTCCGGCGGGTGGGTCACGAACTGGAGGCCCGGGTGATACGGTGGTTCGCCTACACCTGGTCGCAGAGTGGAGCTCTGGACGAGGAGCGGGTGCTGGCCGCCCTGCCGGACAAGCTGAAGGCGGAGATAGCCATCCAGGTGCACATGGACACGCTGAAGCAGGTGCGGATCTTCCACGACACGGAGCCGGGTCTCCTGGAGGCCCTGGTCCTCAAGCTCAAGCTGCAGGTCTTCAGTCCGGGTGATTATATCTGCCGGAAGGGCGATGTCGGCAAGGAGATGTATATCGTGAAGCGGGGCAAGCTCTCCGTGGTCGGAGATGATGGCATCACCGTCCTGGCCACTCTGGGAGCAGGATCTGTATTCGGCGAGGTGTCCGTCCTGGAGATCGCGGGCAATCGGACGGGCAACCGGCGAACGGCCAATGTGAGATCCCTGGGCTACTCGGATCTCTTCTGCCTGGCGAAGAGGGATCTGTGGGAGACCCTGTCTGATTATCCCGAGGCCAGGTCCACGCTCACCCAGCGGGGATGCCAGCTGCTGCGTAAGGATGGTCTGTTGGATGAGCAGATATTCGCCG ATTCCCAAAGGGTTCACGATAGCATCGAGGGCGGCATTGAAAAGCTGGAGCTCTCGGTGGAGAACCTCAACATGCGGCTGGCCCGTCTTTTGGCGGAGTACACGGCCAGTCAGGCCAAGATCAAGCAGCGCCTGGCCAAGCTGGAGATGAA CGGCGGCCCTGGCACGTGGCGCCTGGAGTGTGAGCCACAAACGCGGGCTCGCAGCGGACGCCTCTATTCGCTGCAGCCCAAGCGGCGCCCACGTTCGCGACCCGACGCGACTGCCAAAAGCGGCGATGCTGCCAAGCAGAACACGCTCTAA